The genomic DNA CAGAAGTTAGAACAATCGTTGAAGATGAAATTTGTATTAATATTTACAAGTAAGAAGATCTAAGATGTTTTTGNNNNNNNNNNNNNNNNNNNNNNNNNNNNNNNNATACAACGTAtaaaagtacatgaaatgacaaattctATTGCATTCTGAAAAATGCATACAAATAGTCTTACAGATTTGGGTTTTTCCTGAAGGCTACATAGAAACTTATAAAATAAAGCATCGTTCAGACTTAGTTCATTCTCATGAAATTTTCACGACTAATTGAACTAACTAGGTTCAGTTTCAATAGTTTCATGTCATTTTACCAAACATCTACATTTTCAGAGTGTACTAAGCGATTCTAAAAGACATATTGATCTATTTTGATATCATGGAAggagaagatttttttcttcatttctgtgATATAATTAAATCAGTATTGAAATTCGGCTCATTTGAGTTAGAGATAGATGGNNNNNNNNNNNNNNNNNNNNNNNNNGATGTGCGGTtcaatgtgcgttttgagagcaccttcaagccctcgagaatccaggctagttcgaacaatgaagtacacatctcttctttctagggctccttcattgtttaattcgCTTCCATCTAATATTGATAGGAAATACGTAgtccttgttgatccggttgcatctttcaagtcagacttggacaaatttttagattgcattccagatcaaccctactacattcaaggaccagcCAAATATGAAGTCCATGCCAAGGTGAGTTGAGCAAACCGGAGAGCATAATTTGTCCTTGCACTCGACATATTACGAGAATGTCAAAACACTCATTCTGAGATCAACTGAGATCAACTTCGACATCTGCGCTTGTTTGTACTCTCAGTTTGAAGTAAAAAGATTATCAATGGTATGCTGAAACAAATAGAAAAACGTGTTAGTTTGACCATCCCTTGACCATACTGCATACAATTTATGAGAAGCAACAATTTCGTCCaaattgtcacaaatttaCTCCTTATAAAAGccacttttctttttattaaAATGCAGCCTTCTAACAATGGATTTCCATATAACTCAGTAGTGATTAATAGATCATTTGCTAATTTGTATTCAAGGCCTTATATGTTTGGTCTTAGTGGCTTTTACAAAAGTACATTTTTTAGAATATATCTTTAAACACTCAAGCTTTTAATCTGAGCGAGAAATCCATAAATCAACAAACTCAGAGTTGTTTTTTATGGTTTTGCGAGCtagcaaaatgcaaaaatgtgctcCGGATTTTCACCTAAAAAATCATTGGCAATAGTCTCAAATAGAGACCCACCCTGGTCAGAgagcgatcagatgaacttaAAAGTTTcccaacatattttgaattgatacgctgtataagaaaaagtactgtcatgacaagcaccattaaaatttttttttactcaaacacaagctgattcatgtatatggcattttagattattaGAAATAGTTTTGTTACCTTCTAAAttctttctgaacccatttgttcataagattagattgcaaacatatttcactccattattcaaattaacattatggcatgTGCACTTCCTGAGTCTCTCACGAAAAACCAGTCTCttacattttgcaattcaatttgttggatatggttgtactttcttttttgaagtgctttagtccagATTGACAATGGCAGCATGAGAGAAATCAGTGTGACAACTATATTTTGTAATaccatactgatgcaattctaatgacaaaaTGATCGCTGATCGACACGTTCCATTAGCCGCTCATTGCACTGGATATCGAGGAAATATGTAGCTGTATATTTGTCCGGGTCAATCTTCGATGCTTCACCCCCCAACCATCTCACACTATTCTTTTCAAAGGTTGAGCCTGAGATTCGGTgatcaaagtcatttttctACGGCGGATGATGACCATGTGGTCATTCGCAATCTGGTGACTTACGTTCACTCAAATGTGGAGAATCTGGGATTGAAACGATGTATCATGACTAAAGGTCTGAAGAATAACTTCTTTTGCCGTTGAGGGTAGATTCCAGATGGTtgccaaaactattttttattACAACAACTCTTCATGTTACCTTGTGTTCAGACAACTACTCGCATTCGAATCTCTAGGTTTGCTGTTTGACGGCAAAataagttatttttccgagctttaaTCATGACAGGTATTTGTGAAGTGGAAACACCTGTCGAATTCAACGATTTCATTCAACTGATATGTTTACCACTATTCTTCAATTAAGATTGCTAGAGAAAACCAGATCCTTAACGAGCTAAAAGGTGGTGAACTATGAGACTACAAAACTCCATTAGACCATAGCCAGGCAAATGATAGATAGGATCCAattatcaaaatatcaatgcggaagcaaaatcaaaatcatttaagctttatttttgccctttttaggGTACTTTCTAATATTacaagaaaaaagacattgaCATGTACAAGGATGAATTTGGTAAAGTCATTGGTAAATGGCTGGCTAAGAAAGAAAATTTATTGATGGCATCCAGGAATAAAGcgattttgttttggttgggGAATAGAATTCCTGGGAGCCGCTAATAATGCAATGCTGAGAGATTCACCGTTTAAAATCTGTGTACAGAAGTTAGAACAATCGTTGAAGATGAAATTTGTATTAGTATTTACAAGTAAGAAGATCTGAGATGCTTTTGTCTGTTTAGTAAAACAGTAAAGATTCAGTGTCTATTCAACCCGTATCGGCAGATTTTCTTGTCACAATTAAATTACTAAAAcccatttgatatttttttaaaacatcaaAACCTATGTAGAATAATATTCCTCAGTAAAGTTTAACGTGAAAATCTAGTGGCAAGAAACCCCggtacaaaaagaaaatgaaattagtCTTAAAAATCATAATAGTACATCAATTTGTaatgaaaaacttgttttctgCGGAACGAATTGACCATAAAGATTTTTAGGCGGACATTTTCTATGAATTAGCATTAATGGGTATACTGTAAAATTGCACATACCACTTGCAAATGTGTCTTCAATTAGATAATGTTTGATCTTGCTTAAGAAAATCCATGACGTTCCTTGAATCACTTCCAAAGGCAGCAAACCAACCGTATTATTGACCATTGAGTACTGACATTAAATCAAAGAAGATGAGTAAGCCAAATTCAGAAACGATTTGCCAAAGGTCACACTATCTTGAAATGTCTTAATACCCGTAATACCCGGGTTGTATTGCATACTTTGATGGATGCAGATTTGCAGATATCTGCCTAAAAACGAATCAAGTTAAGCAGAGCTGAATCTATTTCGGTTTTTTAAATGGGAAGGTCAACTTCGAAACTTTTGGGactcatcaaattttgatggacttaaaaaaaagagttgatatCAAAGTCATTGGCGAACTCAAAGGCCTCCTTAAAAGTGGAATCGTCTTTTGCTCTCTGATTCCAAAGTAACATGGTCTCGCTCAATATGTCCggattttcaatttggatgaAACGCAGCTCTTCCATCATAATCACACCCTCGATGGTTTTCTGCAGCGATTGACTACGTGTGTTGACATTCCGTGACAAGTCAACTTCTTGGACAGAGTCCTCTCCGTTTTGTCTGATCACAAGCGTTCCATCGGATTTCACGAACCTAGATCTCTCTGATCGACTTTGAGAGCAGCACTTTTCTTCCATGCATTGGAGGATTTTTGAAGAGGCTTCCTCTCGTGCAGCGGAAGAAAATGCCTGCAAAGTAAGAGATGAGTGAAAATGCTTGCTGGATCCTTGATGAAATCCATCATTTGCAGGTTCCAAATCTtacttcaattgaatttgccGAGGACGACTCGAATCGAGGCGAAGGCGTCGACAGGTCTGCCATTTTGACTGCAGTCCGAGCATTACTACCAAAGCAAGGNNNNNNNNNNNNNNNNNNNNNNNNNNNNNNNNNNNNNNNNNNNNNNNNNNNTAAAATGTAACGGCTTttctcgttacaattactctTCGTAAAACAGAGGGGCATAGGGACCTTGGGGTTGTAATGAATGACAAAGGCACCTTTGGAGATCATATTCGGGATCTGAGGAAAAGATGTTGACAAGTGATGGGCTTCATCTTTAGGTCGTTCTCaattggggtacatttggcggggtcaaatatgtccagtcaTGGAGGTCTCgatttaactggaggtctatcatcaccctccatcctgtttaagaggttactgctgatcatttccagtcaatatagtctaattttcacgtatattgttTATAATTCTAAATGATTGACATTtgaattccaggatcgtgtagtagttggcccaTTTTCGCTCTATGgttaataaaacacgtctgattcactttcaaggagtgcttggatgtttctgcCAACCACTGacgtcaaaaatattttggaacttcacacgaattcttgtcacttgtaatttttattcgaacaagtcaaattttacggttcgtccatcttgtatcacccgtttacctctACCTAACTTGGaaagctgaaaaacttgaacaataggaaaaaaatcctggtgaacaggaattcctccagctaCAGCTCAAAACtagccatgttcctccctacAATTTCGTA from Tigriopus californicus strain San Diego chromosome 1, Tcal_SD_v2.1, whole genome shotgun sequence includes the following:
- the LOC131878631 gene encoding uncharacterized protein LOC131878631 encodes the protein MADLSTPSPRFESSSANSIEAFSSAAREEASSKILQCMEEKCCSQSRSERSRFVKSDGTLVIRQNGEDSVQEVDLSRNVNTRSQSLQKTIEGVIMMEELRFIQIENPDILSETMLLWNQRAKDDSTFKEAFEFANDFDINSFF